In the genome of Brachypodium distachyon strain Bd21 chromosome 3, Brachypodium_distachyon_v3.0, whole genome shotgun sequence, the window AGTTTAGAGTTTAGAGCCATCAGCAAATCATCACCAGTATAGACTCAATCAGCAGCAAGCCGGCAACTACTCCAACATCATTTCCTACTAACGTGCTGCCATGAAGAAGGAAATCACCGATGCTGGCAGGACCACCGTCAGCATCGTAACCAGCAAGGAAAGGAACAGTAAAAGGAGCCCAAGACCACCAAATCGCTGGAAACCTGGAAGTACTAAAGCAGCGGAGAATTGCGGAGAAGACGAGCCGTGGGTGAGGCGGATAAAGGGGTTCACTCACGTTATGTGCAGGTGGCggaagaggaggccgaggatggagagggagcagaggaggacgaggagcacgtcggcggcgagggacaCCGCGCTGGCCCGCCGCACCGCGCAGTGGTAGTAGACCAGCCCCCCGCACACCGCGCCCACGGCCCAACACCCGGATGATCCCGCTCCCCTCGAGGAAGACgccgcgtcgtcgccgtcgccgtcgccgtcgatgAGCCCGAGGCcagcgctgccgccggcggtggcctcCATGTGTCGGTCGGTGGGTGGACTGGACGGACGGGGAAAGCTAAGTCGGATCCCCGTCGCCTTCTTGGACCGTTTCACGCGCAGACCTGTTGTTATTCCCAACACTGGGCTGGGCTTAACCGGTATTACTCCTACTGGGCCTAGTGATAAAAAGAACTACTCCAGTTCTTTCTCGGAAGAAAAAGGTCGGTACAATCACAAGCCCAAGCCCAGCATTCCTCAAAAAAGCACAAGCCCAGCATGTCTGTGGGGCCGCAGCCCGAGAGCAACCGAGGGGAAAGAGCAGAGCCCGTTTGGTTGGCGGCCTGCCGGGTGCCCGCACGAGGCCCGCACCTGCCATGCAAGTCATTTATCGTTTGGTAAGTTGGGCCGGAGCAGGTGGCTGCAGCCCAGGTGCAAAAGAAAGCCCTCCAAGTCATGTacccaaaaaagaaagtttCTCTCGTCGCAATTAGGGATTTAGGGGTACGACTTTGATGGAGTAATTCCTTATGAAGTATTTGAGTGATTACCAGGAAAAGGACTTGGTAAAAGGAATCTTATTGTTGCGAAGAAGTGGAGTTCCAAGAAAGTATTGTGAGGAACTTAGACCAGTTCTTTCGAGACTCTAGTTAGCAGGGAAAAAGTAGGAGTACGGAGTAACAAGCTATGAGTGGACCAAAAGATCCTTGATCCACTTCGCGATTCCCAGTCCGTTTCTAATTTCCAcgtgcttaattaattaagcctGAGACCTGTCGCCTGTCTATCACGTGCGTTTTCTCCGCATCGGCCCGACCGTTTGATGTCGGCATGTCCATTTGCAATGGTGCTATGAACGTATACCTTTCCTTGTCACGTCATCATATCTGACGCTTTTATCAAAAGTCTATCGGGCCCCTGACATATCTCCTTTTCGTTTCTTCTTGACCGTTTTTATACCAGGAGTATAAATTCATCTTTTTGACCATCACAACACGGTCAATCGGCTAAACAAAATATACAAATTAAATTAAGGTAAAAAGGCATTTCTCGACTCGCGGAAGAATCATGACACAGTCTTTTTGGTAGCACACCTTTCTTGACAAAACGGTgacatttctttttctgttttatttttgcagcCTATTTTTCCCGGCTGTCGTGCAAGAAGAGAGATCGAAGTCCTGTTGGCTGTGGCATATACGCGCAGAGAATTTAAGGCTGTTTCTTCAGATTGGCAAAGCGCGCGGCGTCCTACGGATGACGAATCCGATCCATCCGGCGGGCTTAGCTACTTTAGCGTGCGGTTTAATTATACTCAGTTTTACTGATATCTAatggttgatttttttttccttccactATCGGTACTGATCGTATATGCGGGGCTGCAAATTTAGGCTTGATGTGCCACACACCGAGAACTATGAGCAAAGTGTTttagaataaaataaataaaggatTCAGGGCAACCGTGTGTGTACTAAATCATCCTTCGTGTTCGCTTTTACATGGATCCATCGGACGTACACATCGGTCGGAGTTCCTTCATTTTGCAAGCCACCTCGATGGCCTACAGCTAGCAAATATGAGTATTCCTtccgtttgggtttataaggcctACGCGGAATTTTAcgtcaaattttgacaaaaatacatttgtaATATGAGATTATTGCGGCACAAAAGGATACATCGTTGGATTCGTATGAAAAAAACTTTTTCTAACGGTTTAACTTTTTTTGCGAGGGACGGTTTAactttatatacatatactcactctgtccaacaaaggatgtctcaactctcaagtttgttaaaaatttatatgtatctagacatgacttactgtatagatgcatttaaatttgatcaaaattgagacatccttcgttggacggaaggagtactaaatataatttaaataattattggtcaaaatGTGACACGAATTTCGATAGAagccttataaacccaaacaGAGTAGTTTAGATAGCTGTCGTATGTTACAGCATGCATGCTTGTTGGAGATTAGAATATAACATTAGTAAACGGATCGAGTAATTACAAATTAAACATTGTTTGTAGCCACTAGCCTAGCTACATGTCATcctaagaaaaataaaaggaagggTGTGATCTAGCTCCGACAAGAGAAAAGATCTTTAACTAACATCTGATACTCCACGAGCTGTGGCCAACACTATGCGTACGCGATTATATTTATAGCTCCTGTAAGCGTGCTACGTCGTTCTTGAGTCGGCAAGGTGCCACAAGCAACTTTCTCTCCGCTTTTGGAAAAACTGCCTCAGCGCGGGCTTCGTTTCCTGACGTAGAAACATATTGcctgcaaaaagaaagaaaaaaaacagtccAGCTGTGCTCCAGTCaaacaaaaagagaagaacAAGTCACAAGTGTGTGTACTGGTACATGTTTCTTACAATTAAAGTACTCCAGTTTGATGCGGAAGAAAAGTTAAGTTAGTTAACTAAAGAATGGAGCTTTTTTACAGTTATTGTAGAGGATTCGAGGTGGATCTAACACACTACGAGAGGGTTTATTCACCTATACCAACtactttggtgtagttgattagtttctttttatttctacttacttagtgcaagcttccgggcggcagagccactcacgttaaagcaagttttgaatccgggcggctatgccactcacgttgaaacaagaccgttgtgattccgggcgaatccgctcacgttaaatcacacttatatgcactaagtaTTTAGAAATAATAAGGCCTAACCGGAagacttatatgaacaaagtagtactatattgctttagAAATATTAGTACAAGACAGAGCATACACACTttacacttgctcacaccttgttctccatCTTCTTCACTTTCTTATTCTCTACTACACAAGGTGTGAGGCAAAAGtctctatttataggactacatggccattggatctttgacatgtgtcaaaatcttagccattgatacaaaatatctaaagccttccacacacttctacataaatatctggtactagaaggtttcctatttatttattttaaactcctattctagagtattccaaaacttctacataattcttcatgcatatctaaacactagaaggttccctcttttatttattttatattctagagtatttCATAGTaatgttttctttcttgtaatattgagaacactctaaaagcttgcattgtattctccGATAGTTACATACAGTACTACTGCAGTACTCAGTACTAGTACCatctttaatttctttttttttctgatcatCCGTACTACTACCAGTAGTAGTTCAGTACAAATCACAACCGGCCGGTGcatttctattttctttgtttagaATGATACCAAGTACGTGCAGTTCTAGCTAGGAAGAACACTCCAGACTCCAGTAAGCTGAAACTAGTATATGCAACTAGTAAtaatgaagatgaagatgtgtgtaattaattaattgcctATGGGTAAGCTAATACtagtggcagcagcagcagccggcggttGTGGAGAGGGAGGACATGGTGCAGGTCCAGCTTGCTCCTGTGGTGTATTGCTGGCCCCGCTGTCACTGACAGAATCGATCTCCCAACCGGAGCTGAGGATGCTCGGCAGGTCCTTGAAAttctcctcgtcgtcgtcgtacTTGTCGCTTGCCGCCTTTTCCTCCTGACGGCGGCACAGCTGCGGTTCAGGTGCGGAGGAGGCCGGTCGTCGTCCTTCATGAACCTCCCGCGCGGAACCTCTGTCGTAGCTGTGCCTGTACATATAGATATGATGCATCACCACCGAATTATAGGTAGGGGGAATTGTATAGATCGACGCCGATCGACCAGCCATTTATATTCAGACCACCCGTCGACCGGAGAACCGATCATCGGATAGTACAGTTGTACACTAGTGTGTGTACTTGATGACAGTGAGAGTCAACGGACGTTGACTGTTATACAGGCCCTGTTCATTTGAATCCAACACCTCGTCAATTCCGAGAGAATGACAGGGATTGCAATTGAGCTGAGAATTCATTTTTCGCTCGGATCCCTTGCAGCCCCACTGTTAAAATAAATTGTCTATACTCTTTCTATCAGCTCGGGCTCATGCAGTTCAATACTCCGGACGGCGCAGCTGTGGTTCCTGAACTTGTCGGCCTGAACCTCTGTAGCTGTACATGCATGAGATCACCACCGACTTAAGGTACTCCAACCGACGACCGGCCATTATACTCAGACCACCCGGCGATCGGATCGAACGCGGTTTCCCCGGGGGCCGCTGGACGCGTATTGGCAGTGTGTTTGTACTTGAGGATCGGATCGAGGAAAAGTAGTACTTGcctgtttcttttcttctttaagAACCTTTTGGACGATGAATTCGATACCTGGGGCAGAGGCACATCTGCATGCAAGAAATGGATGTATGATCAGGCGATCGATCGAGTCACTACACGCATGTGAGTTCATGGAGTacgtatatatgcatgtgcatgcatgcatcaagtGATGAAGAAGAGTACTGTACGTGTGTCATGTAAATTAAGACGAAGGGCGAATTAAGGTAGGAGTAACTAAAATACGGCGTGACATACAGTTGGGAGGAGAGCAGGGCTTCGTGCATCCGGCCTCCTGCATCTCTTGGGCGCCTGATCTTATGTTCAGGTGGCCGTCGACGTCGACATCGCCATCGACCACATGATCCTCAAGCCACGTTAGCGCGTCGTCGGCAGCAGGTTCCGGCGCGATGAGTACCCgttgggcttgggcttgaGCCCTCAGGGCGCAGGCGGCGCTCCTGGCGTGCCGATGCAGGTGGGAGGTGCCGTGCTTCCTGGGGCAGGCTTTGAGCATGGTGCCGCACCTCCTGCAAGTCGCCGTGGTGCCGCACCTGCAAGTCGCCGTGCAGCCTGatccagcgccggcgccggagacgacgacgtTGCGGTGGAAGTGCTTCCACACGGtggacgcgccgccgccacctcctccgcgtGCTTCATCGCTAACCACTTGGTTTGCCATGAGGTACGCCGCACTAGCTAGGTACTAGGTGTGTGTGTATTCACGTACTCCGGATGTCCACCTGCCGGTATATATAGACTAATGTTGATATATAGACTTTTCAACGTGCTCAATTAATTTAATTGACCCTTGCCCTCGTTCACAACGTGCGGCTCCTTGATCGGGCCGATCCAATTGAACACACGCGCGTACTCCCAATGCTTATTTGTAGTAGGAACTTTCCTACTACCAGTCAGTCAAAGTCAAGACATCCGGTAGTCAGAGAGATGTATAGCATTCGATCGACAAGGCACCGTCCTCCGGTGCCACGTGGTCGTCGACGCGGTCCCGTTCACGAGCGCATGTTATCCACAGAGAATGAAATAAAAGTAAATCAAACGTAGGTACGTGGGGTTTTTTGATTCGCTCGGGCTAGTGCACCGATGATCGATGACTTGCTTCTTCGCGGGGGAGAAAATCAGAATCCATCAATTCCTCGCCGCCGAGATCGATCGGTGTGATTTCGTGTGATCAAGGGTCCACTGGCAGCTGCTACCATTTCCACACCTTTTCTTTGGTGTGATTTCGTTTGATCGATCGGTCGGGCCGCACGTGTGCCGGTGTAGAAAACGCACGTACGTGTGATAATACAGCGAGCAACGGGCCGGCATATATCGGGCCGTACGTCTTTGTCCCAAGCACGAGGAAATTACAACGGACGGTTGCACGTACCTAAATGTCGTTGATCATGTGTGTTATCTCGCGAAGTATAAgtgaaatgttttttttttcatggtaTTAGATTCAATAGGTCTATAGTTTAGGCTTTTTTTATGACATTATAATAATGGATATTTACATAGGGGTTTTTTACatggaaaaataataaatggaAATGCTcgtaatgtactccctctgtccttaattaattggcgccagTCTTTTTGCAAATAAACCCctgtaaattttgaaataaacCCGCACtccacatcttcaattaaacgtgtACTGCGCGTTAATTTCGGGAATTTACAGGGGGTTTGTCGCAATAGTTTCAATAGAACTTGGACTACAggtttattttgaaaatttacaagagtttttttagaaaaaaatccGGCACCAATTAAtttgggagggagggagtatctaGCTCCACGAACTCTTAGCTCTATGTCTAACAAGCTGGAAGCAATCCTGTAAATGTGAAGAAGATATTGTCCAAATGATTAGTATCATTGTTGAAGATGATTTTATTTCTGTGGTTCCAAATACTCCAACATCCAATGATGATGGTTTCTTTGATGCTGACATTATTATCTTGAAGTTGGACTGTGTTGATGAGCATGTTGATAATATAAGATCTGTATCCCATTCAATACCAATTTTCCACCGGAAACTCTGACTAAATGGGCATGCAAAACAAAGGCGTTCCATGATCTCATTTGTATCGTCACATAGCACACATGATATGCATTGCTTTCAACATAGAAATTTTTCCTGGTCATCAGGTCTCTTGTATTCAATCTATCTTGTGTGAGTAGCCAGAGAAAGAATTTTTGTTTAGATTGGCAAGTAGAACTTCATATCTACTGATAGGGTGCAGGTGCAGTAGTATGTGGGACCATGGCATGATATACATCCGTTGAGGAAAACTTGTTTCCCTCGCTAAAAATGATATACATGATATACATCCATTGGTCATTTTCCTCTCCATCATGTTGTTCAACAAGAGACACCCGTGAGGGAAGCGTTGAAGTATAAATGAATTGACCTCATTTCCCTGTCAGTTTGAGGTTCAGCTAGCCTACCCAACTCGCCTCACATGACACCGACTGACAACTGACATTTCTGCATATAGCTATAGTTGAGCACATTTAATTCTGTATGACTATACCTTTTCAATTTGTATTGTTCCTTGGGGATGAGTTATCGACTTTTTAATTAGCGGGATGGATAAATTGTGtacttcatcatgcatgcaccgtTTCTACATATGGAATCTACATGTCAGCGACTACTATGTTACCTGATGTACGTCAGGATCCTCCAAACTTACGCTCGAATCCAGGGGCGGATCCAGGACCTGGGCTGCCAGGGCTGCAGCCCCGGTGCAGTCCATCACCAACTAGGTATATTTACATGGTTTGCACAAAAGATTAAGGCTAAATGGTTACATTATCCGCCCACTGCTCGATCATTACATTATCCATGACATCCACCACCTCTTGGCAGCAAAATGGTTATTCAGAGGGGAGGAAACAGGCGGAAACAACAAATACGAGTACCAGGAAATCGACGGTTAGGGGTTCTTCTCGGTCGGTCGCCTCCGTTTCTCTCgggtgtactccctccgtacgcaaataagtgtacttttAGGTGGTTTGACCAATTTTGTTGGAAAAAATAGCAACACCTTgtttggcaagaaaaataACGAAACTCTAAGGCAAAAAGCGTGTTTTTCTCAACGCGCCAGGGGAAAGAAAAGGTGCGGGCGTGCCAATGTACTAATGTACACAAATAAAGAAAGACAAAGTAGGgaaacatgtattttattaatCTCATGTAGAGAAATGAAATTACAAGTTTCCTATAAATAATGCGCTCTGTATGGCCTGCTAGCACGGCCAACATGACATGGGCGATTGCGTTTTTTTGGTTCACCAGGCCCCGGAGAGCTCCCGCTTAATTAGTCCGCAGGTCAAGCCTGCAGACCACCTCCGATTAAGCTGCTGCAATGGTGTCGTCTTCAAATCTTGTCTTCTTCCTGTGCTTGGTGTGGAAGATGGTGGTgatgaagagaaagagaggggtGGTATGATCCCGCTCCGTCGAAGCTAAGCCACGACTGTTCGACCGTGTAGGTGCCGAACAGCGTCCTTCGCCGTCTTGTTGATGTACGATGAAGTGTCCAACTGACACGCGCCTTGTCAGCTAGACAGGTTGATGAAGTGGCCATCGCCTCGTCGGTACCCAGCCTGTAAAATGTCCGCCTCGTCGGACCGGACAGAATGCCTTGCCTTTGTCTCTTCGGTGCCCAGCAAGAGCATGTGATGTGGTGATGTACTTCATCGATACACGGACATGCCGGTGGAGTGGATTCGCCTCGCCGGCGTTGGGGAAGATGCTTGGATGCCGGAATGCCATCGGCAATGCAGATGAGGGAGTAGACTTGATGTTGATGACGATGATGTAGGTGCCGTCGGAGGTGCAGGAGACCTCGCCATGAGTCAATGAGGGATGCGCCAAAGCGGGCGCCGTGTAGCGGTGTCTCGACGGACACAACGTAGGAGGCCGCCATGAGTAACGGCATGCTGATTCAAAATTGGTGAAGAGTGCGCCAATCCGGGCGCCGTGTATGGCGGTGTCTCAGCGGACACCACGTAGAAGGGCGCCGCCACGAGCGGCAACGGCTAGGCCCGCAACAACCTGTGAAAATGGCACCAAGACGGCACCAGCTGTGGTGGTGTCTTAGCAGACACCACGTATAAGGCCGCCACAAGTGGCGATGTTTATACCTGTGAGGCGGGCGCCATGTGTGGCAGGTCTCCTCGGACACCACGGAAAAGGCCGCCACGAGCGGCGGCATATTGATGCTAACCTATGAAGGATGTGCCAAGACGGGCGTCCTGTACGGCGGTGTCTTGGCGGACACTAGGTAGAAGGATGTCGTGAGCCGTGAATGTATTAACATGGTGATAACCTGTAAAAAGTGCGCCGAAGCAGGCGCCGTCAGCTGCGGTGTCTCGACGACACCACGTTGAAGGCCGCCATGAGCGGCAGCGTCTAGCACGATGTCGGGTCGGTGAAGGATGCGCCAAGCCGGGCGCCTTGTATGGAGGTGTCCTAACGGACGCTTGGTAGGCTGCGGTGTCACGACACCGGGTTGGTGAAGAATGCGCCAAGACAGGCGCCCTGTGTGGCGGTGTCTCAGCGGACACCACGTCAAAGGCCAGCCACAGACTTGTGAGCTGACGGGCGCCTCCCACCGACACAGACAACATGTATGAGATGTCGCCAACAACTGTGCCGCAATCGGCGGCGGTGTTCAAATGGACGTCAGCTAGCTTGTAGATGAAGACGATGCCCTGTTCAACAAAATAGCGCTCCGCCTAGGGCGCGTGTTGTGTAGACGTCACCCACGTCCGCACCGTCGCACACGATGGTGCCCAGGCGGATGTTGATGGGCCGTTGATGAAGACAGCGCCTGCCGGATGTGGTGCACGTCGAGCATGACGATGCTCAGGCGGACACCGGTTGGCTATTGATGAAGACGACGTCTCGCATTGTGCGGGTGTCAGAACGTGGCGCTCGTCCTTAGTGTGGCGCCGGGCGGACGCCGGTTGGTTGTTGATGAAAACGACACCTCGCATTGTGCGTGCGCCAGAACGTGGCACACCTCCATGACATGGCGCCAGCAACGGTGCACGATGGCAATCATGACCACTTAGAAAGGTGGTCGCGGGCACCATACGGCCAAGCTCTGAAGATGCATCGTCGTCGTTGCTTGAAGCCGTGAGCTTTGCAGCCACAGCCTTGTCCTCCTCTGCATGGGAACAAGAGATTATAGGACATGATATTAATTACCTTCATGTGTGCATGTGTCGACGGTTGGGTGGGTGCCCGGAAACAAGCCGGCCGCCTCCTCACCATTGCGGACGTGCGGGGCGACTACGTGTGACAGCCGCCGCTATCTTGACACGGCGATACTCATCATGGGCAGCAGAGGGCAGGAGGCCGTCGAGACAGCTCGACCGGCATAGGGGCCCTGCCCCCGGCATGGCCGCTGACTGTGCGACGGTGGATTCCGGAACGTCAGCTCGGCAACATCTACATCTGCCTGTGCCCGATGCATGTATCGAGTGCCCGCGTTCTTCTCATGTTCTCCATCCATGTGAACCTGGTTGGTGCTGCTGCCAGGCATGCGTGCTCTCTGCTGCGTAGCCTTCGTGGTCGAACTGCGCCTCCAGAACACACCTAGTAGATAGAGTACCATACCCGCGCCTGGCAGCCTCGTCGGTCTTTTCATGTTCAACCGGACCTGCGCCTGGTCCTCCTTGGCGTCAAGGACGGCGTGACAGTGATCACAACCACGTTGTAAGGTGGTCGCGTAATCACGCCGCCAAGCTCTAGAGAGTACGGCCCCTGCCTACATCTCCATGGCAAGTGTCGTGTGTGTACAACCGCGCGTGGTCAGcgcggccggcgagcagcACCACCGTGCTACCTCTTTTGCTTCGCTGCTCCTTGATCTGTGCGTCTCATTGCTGGTATGGCAGGGATGTCGCGTCCTAGATACACAAGGGCAAAAGATAGATGTACTAAGTAAGTCATACGTTGACCTGATTAGAGGTGGAGCTACGGCCGCGTGGCTCCAGGGCCCGATCGTGTGTTGTggcgatcgccgccggcctggGCGCGTCGTTCGCTGCCCTGGGCCTGGCTCTCCTTCGGTTCTTCATCTCCTGTTCGCCCTTGTACATGCATGCTCATCCCCTGTCAGCCAGCTAGCGGCGACGGGCGAGACGGCATGGCGTCCGCCGCCAGGCGCTGCCCAGCTCGCGTCAGCTTCCTCTTATGCCCTGGGTCTCCTCGCGCGTACGTCTGGCATGACGTACTGCGCTTCCTTCAAGTGCCGCTAGGGCCTGCGTCCTCCCTCGAACGATAGCTCCGGtggccttttataggcaccCGCTGTGCTTATCTCTTCAGCAAAACGCGCTTGTCTGTTTAAGGTTCAAACGAACTTTACCTGTAGATAACGTGGCTTGCCGCACGCGTCTTCTCTCTTTCTATCTTGTTAATCACCGCAGTCGTACCTGACTAAGCATGCCATGTGGGCCGGATGCTTGCTATACCTGCAGATGTATGGTTGCTTATTTTTCTCCTGCATCGAACTAACAGGCCGGATTTATACGTCTCCTGCATGCACGATACTGCTTCACGTGAACAGAACAATTTGTTAGGGTCTGATTGTTGTTTGTCTCTCATGCATAGCAATTGGACATTTGATCTCTTTTTAGCCACCGTGACATGCATGGCCAAATGAACCTGCAGGGGTGCTTCATACTAATCAAGCTACCTAATGCAAGGAACTAATTAAACCCAAAGCTGATGCATGTATGGTGTACATCCGATCCATACATGACATTACATGTATACGAGCTGCATATGTTGCACTTTCTTTTCTCGTGTTGATTTAATTTTGGGACGAAATTTTGGTACAAAATCTCGTCCAACACACCTATGACATCTAAtggtatattatgaaactacattTCAAAACGATTCTAATGATACTAATTTAGTATCAGAAATGTTTCAACATTTTCAATAAAATCAATCAACGTTAATATCTTTGACTTATAACAAAACTTAAAAGTACATTTTATTTGTGGGCAGAGGAGTAGTTTTATTGGGAAGTAAATTACAGAAACCACCACATTAGGGGCTAGGTTTCACACAGATACCGGTTTACGTTTTAGTTGCAAAAAATGACCAGATTAGCATAATTCCTCGCTCGCCGTTTCTGATAAATATGGCCCACCGTCGGACCAGCGTGTCTTCCCAAATCGGCCTGCCAGCGTGCTCTCCCCTGTTCACTCCTTCTCCCCACCGAGCGGCGCGAGAGCAGAGCGGGCGCagggcgcgcggcggctcTAGCTCCATCGAGAGCGCTGCGACCTCTCCATCCCACCTGAGAGACCGAGATCGGCGGCGTTCGCTCCGTCGcgaagaggcggagctcgtGTGGTCGGTGTcgaggagagggagggccTTGAAgaggctgccggcggcggccagcggcCAGCGGCCAGCGCCGGACGACACCGGGGCGAGGCTGCTTCGGGCGAGGACACCGGCGGTTGCACGAAGGCGGGACGCTGCTCCTGGAGGCGATGCCGGGGAGAAGGAGGCCGCGGGCGAACGGTTCAGCGGTGGGCAGCGCTCCCACCGGAGATGGGAACGAAGACCCCCACGCGGCGCCTCGCACGCGCGGCGGTGTGCAGGCGGAGCGGCAGCAGGCGCGCGCGGGCCTGCAGAGCGTTGTCTCTGTCGTCCGCGCCCACACAcgagccagccagccagccgtTTGATTATGCAGAATCAATTTGGTGATGCACAAGCTACAGGCTGAGTGAGACATGAATCCAAATCTGATTGAAGTTGCTCCTGGTGGAAGGCCTCCAAAGCAAAAGCAGAAGGAACATATTCCTGTCATCGAGCCGTGGTTTTCCGCTGCCCCTCTctgagcggcggcgcgcggcgcgagCAGAGCCGGCGTGGggcgcacggcggcgggcagcTCGAGCAGAGCGGGCGCAGGGCCAATTTGTTTTTAATCTGGCTTTTCATTTCTGAATCAAGgtgatgacgccggcggcggcaacagcCGGCTCTGACTCCTGGTGGCTCTTGCCCGGCGGCCAGAACTCCCATCAGGTTCGTACAATTCCTCACTGTCGGTTGATCTCGGCTTCGACCGAAAGGCCCACGAACCAACGTTCCGAGCCATGTCCCGAACGGATCGCGCACTGATCGGGGTGACAACCGACTCGATGCTTCTGGTCCCCGGCCACACAGCGCCTTATAAAAGGGGATTAGCGGCCCTCTCTCGTTGACCTAAGTTCACGAGAGATTTCGTCTAATCCCAACAACTCTTGTTTCCCCACCGATCTGGGAGGTTGCTGGAGTGCTCGGGAAGGCCACTACTAAGGCATCCTCTGCCGTCGTCGGCCAGTGCCGATACAGGCCGGAGGGACGCCACTACCTCACCCGTACGACTACTTCGGCTACTTCCACGACAatggcttcctcttcctccatcgCACGTATGAACCCCATATTTTCTCTACTGTTGAATGCTCTAATTAATTACCAGTGCATGTTTATGTTTAATCTAATGATAATTAAGTTCTaacattggtatcagagcctaaTCTGGTGATTTTAAAGCCTAATCTTCTGTGTAGGTTTTTAATCTGATTAGGGCTAATATTGATTAATTATTCTCGGTTAGTGCTAATCTTGCATGCTTAAGGATTAATTAAGGCCAGATTAACACTGTTAATGACGTATTTTTTTCCTAATCGGATTATTTTGCTGTGGGTATTCTATGGCTCACTCATGCTGTCGGTCACCAAGAAATTGGAAGGAGGGGAATTTTGAACCGCAAATGTCAAAACCCTAGAAAAATCCCCAATTCACTCGAAACCCTagaatgtaaaaaaaaaatgctttcgGGTTTACCTAATGGATGGCGG includes:
- the LOC106866368 gene encoding uncharacterized protein LOC106866368, with the translated sequence MANQVVSDEARGGGGGGASTVWKHFHRNVVVSGAGAGSGCTATCRCGTTATCRRCGTMLKACPRKHGTSHLHRHARSAACALRAQAQAQRVLIAPEPAADDALTWLEDHVVDGDVDVDGHLNIRSGAQEMQEAGCTKPCSPPNYVPLPQVSNSSSKRFLKKKRNRHSYDRGSAREVHEGRRPASSAPEPQLCRRQEEKAASDKYDDDEENFKDLPSILSSGWEIDSVSDSGASNTPQEQAGPAPCPPSPQPPAAAAATSISLPIGN